Sequence from the Candidatus Binatia bacterium genome:
CCAGCTCGCGCACGAAAACGCGGACGACGCGCAGGCGCCCGGACAGGATGTCGAGGAAGGTCGGACGACCACCGGGGTATACGATGGTCACGTCGATGACTTTCCGCAGGATGTCACCCATCGCGTTGAGCACGAATGCGATGCCGCCGGCCTTCGGCTTGAGCAGGTGGGCGTACGGCGATTCCTGCTGGGCGCGCTTCGCCTCGGTGAAGCGCGTGCCCTCGACGAAATTCATCACCGACACCGCCACGTGGCGGAATCGCTCGCAGGCTCGCCGAGTGGTGTTCAGATCGGTGCCCTTCAGTTCGGGGCGTCTTTCGAGCAGTTCCTTCGAGTGCCTTTGCATGAACGGAAAATCGAGGGCCCACCACGCCAGGCCAAGTATCGGCACCCAGATGAGTTCCTTCTTCAGGAAGAATTTCAGGAACGGCAGACGTTTGTTGAAGATCTTCTGCAACACCGGAATGTCCACCCAGCTCTGGTGGTTGCTGAGGACGAGGTAGTGGCCGTCGTAACGGAGGTTCTGAATCCCCTCTACCTGCCACTCGATCTTCGTGAACAACCGGAAGGTGAAACCGTTGACGCCGATCCAGCTCTCGGCAATCAGGATCAGCGCGCGGGACAGGAAGGTGCGGACGGCTGGCACTGGCACCAGGAATTTCACCATCGCGAGCGTGAAGAGCGGCACACAATGGAGCGTGGTGTTGGCCACGATCACGAACAATCCGAGCACGATTTTCACGAAGGCGGGAAGGAAATGGAGC
This genomic interval carries:
- a CDS encoding acyltransferase translates to MLHFLPAFVKIVLGLFVIVANTTLHCVPLFTLAMVKFLVPVPAVRTFLSRALILIAESWIGVNGFTFRLFTKIEWQVEGIQNLRYDGHYLVLSNHQSWVDIPVLQKIFNKRLPFLKFFLKKELIWVPILGLAWWALDFPFMQRHSKELLERRPELKGTDLNTTRRACERFRHVAVSVMNFVEGTRFTEAKRAQQESPYAHLLKPKAGGIAFVLNAMGDILRKVIDVTIVYPGGRPTFLDILSGRLRVVRVFVRELAIPQDLLGGDYENDPAYRARVQAWIAALWVEKDAMITRMLANQAVAMMPTPRR